The Polypterus senegalus isolate Bchr_013 chromosome 1, ASM1683550v1, whole genome shotgun sequence genomic sequence attgtccaatccgctgaatccaaacacagggtcacggggggtctgctggagccaatcccagccaacacagggcacaaggcaggaaccaatcctgggcagggtgccaacccaccacagggatTTGTATACTTTCTGATACTAAATCAATTACTGAGCAATTTATTTAAGATTTTCCCTACTATGTTAATTTACTCACTATTGAAATGCATCAAGCAGTAAatggtttatttgtattttataggtCGAAATGAGCCCCTCAAGAAAGACAAGCCCAAGTGGAAGAGTGACTATCCAATGACTGAGGGTCAACTGCGAAGCAAGAGAGACGAGTTCTGGGATACTGCACCAGCATTTGAGGGCCGGAAAGAGATTTGGGATGCGCTAAAAGCTGCAGCTGTTGCTATTGAGTGCAATGATCATGAGCTTGCACAAGCTATTGTTGATGGGGCAAATATAACTCTCCCACATGGCAAGTTTTTTGTCTTGATCTTGTTTAACTGTTTTGACCTTCTAACTAAAGGTTTCTGTTGTCCTTGAATaatggtaatttattttaaagtagtgCAATTTTGATACCACAATTTTCCTAGTAAATGTAATATATCCATTCCACTGAAACACATAGCGTATCAGTCCTACACACTATTGTAAAGTATTTATAAACAGAGGTTAAACAGAAATACatccaaaatgtaaaattaatgttACATTGGATTTAAGTATGGCATCTTAGTCTGTTACCCTAAATATTCTTGTGTGGATGGCTCTGTGTCTCACAGTCAGTGTTCTCTGActcagtgtttatttttaatagactattaaaataataagtaaaacacACAGAAGTTTCAAAGTAGTTATACTTGACTAAACATGTAGCTGGAGAGTGGTAGTGTGTTGTATGTTGATCAGCACATGTGAGTGCACTATACTGTTTATACGAAACAGTAAATCCTATAACATGCTTTTTACATTTCAGCAAAATATTTACTATGCTTCCTCATTAAAGACTTATTTAAAACAAGAACATTTCTGTTGACACCATATCAATCTCAGACTGAAATAATTATTCCCTCAAAACGGAGCTTAATTAGCAAATTGCCAATTTAAGAAGAGATGGTTACAGTGATGAAAATAATTGCCTAGTGGAAATGCTGGTTGTGTAATAATAACTATTTTGGCACTACACACCAAAAAGGGAAAAGCCTTACTTctacttttttggtttttttttttcgttttttttccccggAATCCATTTCATATTTTTACCAAAATGGGGATTACTGAATTTGggggagaaaaaaatgcaaatagatTATTTCAGtgcaaaggtaaaaataaaatactgtcttCCAGCTTAAGAAACTTGAAATTCCCACAAGTGTCTCCCCATGGTTCAGGTGCTATTCTTGTCACTGTTCACACACATCCACTCTTCGATGTCGAGAtattgatgaatctcaacattttagacctccctgactttctcgtatacgaagtgtagggaaagtattggaatcctctaaaaattccatttcaaggtTTTGAAGAagctcaacgttttagacctccctgagtctgaaaataccttttttggaattatgtcttgagtacgctttcaattaggtcaaccaaattttgcatgtaAGTATTAGTTACAAAACATATagttctgtcaacttttgggctatttccattaaccggagatggtactttaccttttattcatgcagctgcagagtccgattttttcaactttacttttataataattgttcgatatattattaatttgatttgtttttgatggttctttattgtacataatataaaaatcattgtcttgcggtttactcttcaaatatccatccccatatctgagtatatgagaaaatcTAGAGGAGACCGCTCCCAATTTTTGCCATTATAACAACTTATTAATGTTTCCCTTATGAGAGTTTGCACAGCAGCACATGAAActaaaatttaagtttttataCGGTATTATTTTTCACATACTATATATCTTTTCCCCATTAAGTGTTCACTCATGATGGATGTAACAAATCAAAGTAATGGTAAAgtaaaatattgataaaataaTTTGCAGAGCAATAATATATTGATATTGTCATCATTTCCTGTTTTGTGTTATAAGATTAACAGTcttacatgcaaaaaaaaaaaataaataatcacctgTGCCCTGTTTCTTGTTTTAAGGATCACTGACAGAGTGCTATGATGAGCTGGGAAACCGCTACCAGCTTCCAGTGTATTGTCTTGCTCCACCAGTAAACCTTATCAGTGAACGTAGTGAAGAGGAATCTTCAAACACACCAGAGCCTCAATCTGGCACTAAACGAGAGTTTCAATTAAAAGTGCGTCTGTCAACAGGAAAGGATCTACGTCTCAATGCAAGTATGTCTGATACTATTGGACAGTTAAAGAAACAGCTTCAGGTCCAGGAGGACATTGACCCAGCACACCAGCGCTGGTTCTTCTCAGGGAAATTGCTCACTGACAAAACCAGGTTACAGGaaaccaaaattcagaaagatttTGTGATCCAGGTTATAGTAAATAAAGTGAGTGCACCCAACTGAAGAAATGAACAGCGGTTTGTATTAGGGGATTTTATTCTTGCTTGTTACtttatacaacatttaaaaataaataaatgcagatcATTATGCATAATTTGCTCTGGTATGGGAGAGATGATCTATGTAGATTAACAGTGCTTCTTCAATTTGTAGTGTAAAATCTCAGGGACAAAATACTCTTTGTGCAGTAAAGTTAAACAATGGCTTTTTCAAAACTGTGTAGTACTTTAAGTGCAAACTTAGGGGGAAGTGACGGTTAGGAGAACTGGAAATTCATGCTTATAAACAGAGATTAAGCTTTGTAAAAATGTAAGCTAAGTGTGTGAGCATAATGATTTTAGGGCTGTATGTATATCTTAAATTATTAGTGTGTTCTGTTAATTTTTTGGACACCTAAGAGCCTTTAAATAAGAAGAGTATGTGCTCAGCCCTGTGATACTGCTCCAATCTTTTAACGTTTTCTGatcagataaaaataaacattttagtatAGTTTCTTCTTTGACAAATTCATTTTAGAGAACCATAATCTACTGATATTTTGTAAAAGCCAAAATATGTATTTGTTCATCCTATTAATGGTCgactgaaaaaatgaaacagaagggTCTAAGAAGACAAGGTCTCTTTTTAGCACTAGTATGGATGATTTTTGACTACTCTTCTGGACTTTAATTTGTAATGTGTGTTAAATTTTCATTCCTATGGGTTAGCTGAAAATATTTGTGAATGCTACCAAAAAATGAGTGAGCAGTTTATCTTTGACCTAGAAACTAATCAAAAAATTCAAGGAATGGTTAATGGACATTGAAATTGAAAATCCAAGTGGTTAATGAACAATGTAGTCTAAGATTAAAATAAACCCAGGCACACTATTTTAAAGCTTTGGCAAAGTGATGAATTGACCACTACAGATTTTAAGCAATATTTTGTGATAAAGCACTTTAGGAGTGGTCATAAAAACTTCACTTGGTGTTACTTGCTAGTTGTGCTCATTCGTGATGACATCATAGTAAAAgctgtggacaaaaaaaaaatcattaatgacaaaaaaagtgaATGCGTTTTCTTCATGGTATGTATGCTgcaattgttaatgtaatttatcTGGACAATCTCAAAAAGAGTGGTATACAATGTTGCATTTTGGGGGGTGGTGGGTAGGAGGGGATGTTATTTAATGGgaagtttttaattttgtgttttcgcTAAAGCAAGCACACctgtctgtttatttttcccTCTTAAGAAATGTAAGTGTAAATAGTTTGTTGTATGCTGTTAAAGGGATTAAGGGTACttcatacacttttttttttttttctctcaatgaACCTGTaggtaaaatatatataacaaaattaaatgataGCTTTTTAACAATACCACACTGTAAGATACCAGTGCAGATGTTTTATAGTTTATCAATAAAAAATAGTGTTTTATGTAGCAATTATTGCACCTTACTGTACATGGAAACACcaaattgaatatttttacatATGATTTTAATATCATTCTGCTAGGCTTCTCATTAAGTCACAACTAGTGTGAAAATAAAAAGGTAGTTAGCCTTTTAAACCAAGATCTGTCTTCCTGAGCAGCTGAAAAGTGTAtaagaaactgtttaaataatttgAAGCAAGACTTTGGTCCtgtttctgtttagtttttttttcctctctctcccTGAAAGTTAAATAGTACTTTATCACACTCTTAATCTTTTTCCTAAAGGATCGTTGAATGACTATAGAGCCTTATAATGCAATAAAAGTATTTTGCCAAGCAGCTAAAATTGACAGTTCATAGTTGTTTTCTTAAGTATGTTCATAAGAAATTTAGTTTATGAAAACTTTTTGGGGGGTATATATTTTTCCCTGTTATATACTGATTTATTTTACTTGCTTTAAAAGGTGGTTCTTGATCATAACACAGGTTATTgtgtactttttttaataaaatacaaaagtattGTCTTTGAAGTTAAAAATATTGTGATTGCTTCAAAATGGAAACTAATGGTCTTGTTTTCTGAAGTTTTGTGAGCCACATTTGATTTGATAGAAATGAATTTAAGTTGTAAATATTCAAATTTGTATATCTAGCTATTTTAAAGTagatgaaatgtaaaatgttttggaaaggaacttttattttaaaaatgtaaaatgtactgtCCATTTAAAGCATGACCTATTTGTTTTTAAGATGACAGTTAATTTTctccaaaatatgaaaatgtatagTTACATGTTACTGTGTGGTTCCAACAAAGCAAACCAATAACATTATTAAGAAAACAATTATGCATTTGGGAAATATTAGTATTTGCAAACACAGTATTTATCACGAACAAGACtccacattcacacacatataccaGCAATTCAaagtttataataattttttgagAACTTAATTGAACATATAGTAATTATTTTTGCACCTTTTGCCACCTGGGCTTAAATCCTGGGTCCAAAACCTATTGCAAGTGTTAGGTACAATGTTTCTAAAGATGTTTGTTATTCTGTGATGTAGTTGGAACATAACATTATGGCTGTGAGTTACTTAATTTTAAGGAGAATACAACTATTTCTTGATTTCTTTGTGACGGATGAAtatttgttttgcttgtattttagTTTACACTTGGGTTAATAAAGTccataaagaaacaaaacatgaaaaactgagTAACAGAGTATACACTTTGGAAAGTGCAAAGCGTTTAATTTTGGATTTTACatgatgtaatattttattaagtatacCGGGATTGTTGCTGCTTctcaaaaaataaaccaaaaaagaaactgtaaattgctgtatttatttttggcTCTTTTTCATTGTAATGCTTTTTTACACGCTTACTGGTAAGGTTATGCTTTTTCTATTAAGAGTATAAGAGAAATATTAATTGGGTATAGTAATGTTTCTGTTAAAGAAAGAATATGTACATTTTAAGAGTCCTAATAATTTCAGTGAAACCTGACTAGTGTGGTTTTGAAGACCATGCAAACAAAACTTGTTTCCATTCATAATTACATTATGTTGTAGAGCACATTTAACTTACAACATAATCACAATATCTTTGCATTTGTTTAACACATTTCCCAGATGAACATGTTTAATTAGGGCAGTTGTATAAGATGTCTAAAACCAGAGACACACACATCATTCACGGAAATACAACATTATATGAAAAAGCTTTGAAACTGCTGTTTGGTCTGATTTAAGAAGAAACTACTTCCAGGAAGTTTATTAGGAGTACTGTTATTCTAAATAAAGGTATGTCAAGGCTTTGAGAAAGACTGTCATGTTGTACAGCATTACCAGATCTACAAACTGTAAGTTGGTGATACAGTTAGCAAGAAAAATAGGCCCTTGAATCTTTTAActgttattctgtttaatgccCAGTATGTACATACTTGAATAATGATAGATAAAAACTTTGAATGTTGTTTCAGTTGGTAAGTAAATGTGTGCTCTCAAAAGGGGCCCTTTACATGTCTCTGCCACTTCAACAATGTAGATTTGACATTAAAAAACAGTAGAGTAATAATGAaattctatataaaaaaatatttttgacccATAATGATCAAGTGGAAGGAAAAATGGTTTGGTGTCAATTAGTACTTATTGATTCCTAATGTGTATTATATTCAGAATGTCACCTCTCATTCTTGCTAACCATGATGTTCTTTTATCTGTTGCTGCACTGTATAGAAACTTGATGTTCTGTTTTAGGAAACATTGAAGACTTTTGCTATTTGAAATTGCCATTCTTCTCTCCTTAAGTTGTGCTGTTTTGAAAGTATGTTTACTTGTTTTACACTGTTGAATTATGTAATAGGAAAATACTCCAGCTTTACAAGGCTGATTAGTAAAAAGGCTTAGTGTATGCCACTGTGATCTGGCTAATACCAGTCTGCTACTGCTCCActcctttttcctcttttttttttttaacttgaacaatatgtgtatagatattcacaaaaaaatatttcaaggttTTGTGTAACatgtatttttctatatatacttttttttattggcaGTATTTTCAGAATTGTGTTAAAGCGTTCCTTTGTACAGGGGAGCTATATTTTTATGTCATTCGAAGATGTAAGATCTGAAGACGTAGTCAAGAGGAAGGAAAGCCTGTATGTTTTTGATATCTAGTCCAGCTTCTTATGACCTAGGACAAAATGCATTTGTCAGAATTATTTCTTCTACTTCAGGTGGGTGTACACTATGTACGTTTAGCTCAACTTGCATTCTCCTAAGTGCTTTTTTAGATAGTCACAAAATCAGGCAAAGTAGTAAAGTAGCAACTTGTGACATATGAGAAATAATCCAACATGAGCCGAGTGGCTTATGAGCACCTGATGGTTTTATTATCTGTCCAAAAATACTGGCCATTTGTCGACATGAGTTTGTCAGGTGTGACGGGTCATATGAGTTGAATCCGTGTTTCAGTGCCCATTGACCAATCAGGAGGCAAGCTTGACTAAGAAGTGTTTGTGGCGAGACTAGAAGGAGAATGGACTGATTGAGTTGTGGCATGAAAACCATCCACTCAATGATAAAAGTCTATATACGTCTGCTAGTAtcacagattttgtgtaataaaaaatgaaactaaaaaaaaatcctgtcagaacttattttacatttattgcaaaattacaatttatacaaagaagttgaaaacaaatcagaaactgtttagtgataaaatgaaaaatacaatccTACACATTAGTGTGCTCACCCTCTAAACGGTCTTTTTGCGTAAGAGTCTAACAGTTTGGCACATCTGGACTTTCTGATTTTTTCCATCTTGCAAAAACTTTCCAGATCTGTTAAATTACGAGGGCATCTCCTGTGCACAGCTCTCTTCGGGTcaccccacagattttcaattggattgagatctgggccattccagaacattgatcCTACTTTAATGAAGCCACtgctttgttgattttgatgtgtgctttgggtcattgccatgctgaaagatgaattcCTTTTCATCTTCAGTTTCCTATCAGAAGCTTCAAGGTTTTGTGTCAAAATAGACTAATACTTGGAGCTTTGAATGATTCCTTCCACCTTATCAGACCATAATACATTTTCCACATGATATACCTTTTTTGCAAAGTTTAGCCAggtttggatgtttttctttataaaaaaaaaaaaaaaggcttttgtcTTGCTACCCTGCCCCACAATCCAGACATGTGAAGAATACGACTGATTGGTGTCACATGTAGGAAACAACCAGAGCTTGCCAGCTAATCGTGTAGCTCCTTTAATGTTGTTATAGACCTCTTGGTGATCTCCCTGACCagttttctccttgtcttctcatgAATCCTGGACATCCTGACCATGGTAAAGTTACTGTTAAGTTATATTTTCTCCACTTGTTGATGACTGTCTTCTGTGCTCTGTGGGATGTTTAATGTGTTGGAtacttttttgtttgtctgtcctGATTGATACCTTTCAAAAATGAGATCccattcatgttttaaaagctctttgTGGACTATGGCATTTGGAGTATGTTGCAACCAAGAGAATGTCAGAATAATCCCACAGGAACAGCCCAACTTTATCTGAGCTCAATCAGAGCCACTTTAATTGATGTCAGGTGTATGCTAACTACTATTTACGATGAGATGtattgtgattggttgattctgaACGCAGCCACATACTAATGCAAACAGGTTTTTGTAggattttgctttacttttttaactgtttctgatttattttcaccttctttgtatagattgcaatttGGCAATAAAGGTAGAATAAGTTCTGACAGaatttatcttggtttcattttttattacacaaaatcggatttttggcaggggtgtgtagactttttatatctACTGTATTCTTCAGTGAAATATCATGATCAGGTATGCAAAGAAGAATTATTGAGAAACCTTGCCCAGCAGGTATAAATTCAAGGTAGCATTGCTCGTCTTTTTTTGATACACTCAAAATTACTGCAATACAAATAGAGCCTATCTCTTTTGAGCCCATTCTTCACAGTGTTAAATTGTGCTATTAGTGCAAATAAGTCATTAAGCTTAAGAGCACATCAAATTAGCGAGTGTTGTAACTAATGAAAGGACTACATAGTATACCCTTATTCACTCTAACTACAGCTTTTTCTTCAATTTCTTCAAAATTCTATTCAAGGGGTCGCACACCACATGAAATAAGTGTTTGCTTAATAGCCTGCTTCTC encodes the following:
- the LOC120542159 gene encoding ubiquitin domain-containing protein 1, producing MGGCVGRERADTQGSTRSNARNPRKRGGRNEPLKKDKPKWKSDYPMTEGQLRSKRDEFWDTAPAFEGRKEIWDALKAAAVAIECNDHELAQAIVDGANITLPHGSLTECYDELGNRYQLPVYCLAPPVNLISERSEEESSNTPEPQSGTKREFQLKVRLSTGKDLRLNASMSDTIGQLKKQLQVQEDIDPAHQRWFFSGKLLTDKTRLQETKIQKDFVIQVIVNKVSAPN